A genomic window from Candidatus Kouleothrix ribensis includes:
- a CDS encoding S8 family peptidase, translated as MLDDTTHTMRRSNVININRLLIAFALVAAVLAHVPALPRVAGPLRADSTLLAMATRQPASRVSVIVRTLVADQSAERWVAERGGTVTSNLPIINGFAAELPAQQITGLARLASVAWVSRDAPVESAVCSSCVSAANLVNNYIYAIHANQVWAGGLQGQGIGVAVVDSGINLKNDLLAPSGVSRVVANVAFHNGLNQTTSDGYGHGTHIAGIIGGNGYASNGQYIGVAPRVNLINVKVSDDRNEGVGTAKSVVQGLQWILQHKTIYNIRVVNISINSAEAESYHTNPIDAAAEILWINGIVVVTSAGNRGADAIYPPANDPFVITVGATDDRDTATLADDRVASFSAYGRTSDGFDKPDLVAPGKNIVSLLGGRQRGMPAHHPGNIVSRVYFRMSGTSVSAPMVAAAAALLLQDEPALTPDQVKYRLMATANTGWAGYSRHSAGAGYLDIYAAVNGSTTASANTNIPISRALWGDANTDNGFNWNSVNWNSVNWNSVNWNSVNWNSVNWNSDYWGE; from the coding sequence ATGCTCGATGACACCACACACACCATGCGCAGATCGAATGTGATCAATATCAACCGCCTGCTGATCGCCTTTGCGCTGGTTGCGGCGGTACTTGCGCATGTGCCGGCACTACCACGCGTGGCCGGGCCACTCCGCGCCGATAGCACCCTGCTGGCCATGGCCACGCGCCAACCTGCCAGCCGCGTATCCGTCATCGTGCGCACGCTCGTGGCCGATCAATCGGCCGAGCGCTGGGTTGCCGAGCGCGGCGGCACCGTCACATCCAACCTCCCGATCATCAATGGCTTCGCTGCCGAGCTACCTGCCCAGCAGATCACTGGCCTGGCGCGGCTTGCCAGTGTCGCCTGGGTTTCGCGCGACGCGCCGGTCGAGAGCGCCGTGTGCAGCTCGTGCGTGAGCGCGGCTAACCTGGTGAACAACTACATCTACGCCATTCATGCCAACCAGGTGTGGGCCGGCGGCCTGCAGGGCCAGGGCATTGGCGTCGCAGTTGTCGACAGCGGCATTAATCTGAAGAACGACCTGCTTGCGCCGTCGGGTGTAAGCCGTGTGGTCGCCAATGTGGCCTTTCACAACGGTCTGAATCAGACCACCTCCGACGGGTACGGCCATGGGACGCACATCGCCGGCATAATTGGCGGCAACGGCTACGCCTCGAACGGCCAGTATATCGGCGTAGCACCCAGGGTAAACCTGATCAACGTGAAGGTCAGCGATGATCGAAACGAAGGCGTCGGCACCGCCAAGAGCGTCGTGCAGGGCCTACAGTGGATTTTGCAGCATAAGACCATCTACAACATCCGCGTAGTGAATATCTCGATCAACAGCGCTGAAGCCGAATCATACCACACCAACCCGATCGATGCGGCCGCCGAGATCCTCTGGATCAACGGGATCGTGGTGGTTACCTCCGCCGGGAACCGCGGCGCCGATGCGATCTATCCGCCTGCGAACGACCCATTCGTGATTACAGTCGGCGCAACCGACGACCGTGATACCGCGACCCTGGCCGACGATCGCGTTGCATCGTTCTCGGCGTATGGCCGCACCAGCGATGGCTTCGACAAACCCGATCTGGTGGCGCCTGGCAAGAATATCGTAAGCCTGCTAGGTGGGCGCCAGCGCGGTATGCCCGCGCACCACCCCGGCAATATCGTCAGTCGAGTCTACTTCCGCATGTCGGGCACGTCGGTGTCGGCGCCGATGGTCGCCGCCGCTGCAGCCCTGCTCTTACAGGACGAGCCGGCCCTCACACCCGATCAGGTCAAGTATCGCCTGATGGCGACTGCCAATACGGGCTGGGCCGGCTATAGCCGCCACTCAGCCGGCGCTGGCTATCTCGATATCTATGCGGCCGTCAATGGCAGCACGACTGCCAGCGCCAACACCAATATACCGATCAGCCGGGCACTCTGGGGCGACGCTAATACGGACAACGGCTTCAACTGGAATAGCGTCAACTGGAATAGTGTGAACTGGAATAGTGTTAACTGGAATAGCGTCAACTGGAATAGTGTTAACTGGAATAGCGATTACTGGGGTGAGTGA
- a CDS encoding 4Fe-4S binding protein, protein MVKPVTTNHFDSALPLIDRNRCTGCGLCEQLCPTNAVEVYAGKATIVRPADCTFCEVCESYCPVGAIGRPFAIVFAPPAPRCTLG, encoded by the coding sequence ATGGTGAAGCCTGTGACCACGAATCATTTCGACAGCGCACTTCCACTGATCGATCGTAACCGTTGCACCGGCTGTGGCCTGTGCGAGCAGCTCTGCCCCACGAATGCCGTCGAGGTGTATGCCGGCAAAGCCACGATCGTGCGCCCGGCCGACTGTACCTTCTGCGAGGTTTGCGAGTCGTATTGCCCTGTCGGCGCGATCGGCCGGCCTTTTGCAATCGTGTTCGCCCCGCCGGCACCGCGCTGCACCCTCGGCTGA